A window of the Brassica oleracea var. oleracea cultivar TO1000 chromosome C1, BOL, whole genome shotgun sequence genome harbors these coding sequences:
- the LOC106295882 gene encoding glutamate decarboxylase 5-like encodes MALARNSDSEEHLHSTFASRYVRAVIPRFKMPDNSMPKDAAYQVISDELMLDGNPRLNLASFVTTWMERECDKLIMESVNKNYVDMDEYPVTTELQNRCVNMIANLFHAPVGEDEAAIGCGTVGSSEAIMLAGLAFKRKWQQRRRAQGLPTDNPNIVTGANVQVCWEKFARYFEVELKEVKLSEGYYVMDPAKAVEMVDENTICIAAILGSTLTGEFEDVKTLNDLLAEKNAETGWDVSIHVDSASGGFIAPFLYPDLEWDFRLPWVKSINVSGHKYGLVYAGVGWIVWRTKDDLPEDLVFHINYLGADQPTFTLNFSKGSSQIIAQYYQFIRLGFEGYNNIMENCMDNARRLREGIEMTGKFNIVSKYIGVPLVAFSLKDSSKHTVFEIAESLRKFGWIIPAYTMPADAQHIAVLRVVIREDFSRGLADRLITHILQVLKEIEGLPSRIAHIAAAAKVSGGEEKTAKMSLEDIAKYWKRLVENKRNIVC; translated from the exons ATGGCACTCGCCAGAAACTCTGATTCTGAGGAGCATTTGCATTCCACTTTCGCTTCCAGATATGTCCGTGCTGTTATTCCCAG GTTCAAGATGCCTGACAATTCCATGCCCAAAGACGCTGCTTATCAAGTAATCAGTGATGAGTTGATGCTTGATGGCAATCCCAGGCTTAATCTCGCTTCCTTTGTCACCACTTGGATGGAACGTGAGTGTGACAAACTCATCATGGAATCTGTTAACAAGAACTATGTTGACATGGATGAATATCCTGTCACTACCGAGCTCCAG AATCGGTGTGTAAATATGATAGCCAACTTGTTCCACGCTCCCGTTGGAGAAGACGAGGCTGCTATTGGATGCGGAACCGTTGGTTCATCTGAGGCTATAATGCTTGCCGGTTTAGCTTTCAAAAGGAAATGGCAACAGAGGAGAAGAGCTCAAGGTTTACCTACTGATAATCCGAACATTGTAACTGGTGCCAATGTTCAG GTGTGCTGGGAGAAATTTGCAAGGTACTTTGAGGTAGAGCTCAAAGAGGTGAAGCTAAGTGAAGGCTATTACGTGATGGACCCAGCAAAAGCTGTAGAGATGGTTGATGAGAATACAATCTGCATTGCAGCGATTCTAGGATCCACACTTACAGGAGAGTTTGAGGATGTGAAGACACTAAACGATCTCTTAGCTGAGAAAAACGCAGAGACTGGTTGGGATGTTTCTATTCACGTTGATTCAGCCAGTGGAGGATTCATTGCTCCTTTCCTCTACCCTGATCTCGAATGGGACTTTAGGCTTCCGTGGGTGAAGAGCATCAATGTCAGTGGTCATAAGTATGGACTTGTTTATGCAGGAGTTGGTTGGATTGTCTGGAGAACCAAAGATGATTTGCCTGAGGACCTTGTCTTTCACATTAACTACTTAGGAGCTGATCAACCCACTTTCACTCTTAATTTCTCTAAAG GGTCGAGCCAAATCATTGCTCAGTACTATCAGTTTATCCGCCTAGGCTTTGAG GGATACAATAACATAATGGAAAACTGCATGGACAATGCAAGGAGGCTAAGAGAAGGAATAGAGATGACAGGGAAGTTCAACATTGTGTCTAAATATATTGGTGTGCCGCTAGTGGCATTCTCTCTCAAAGACAGTAGCAAACACACCGTGTTTGAGATAGCAGAGTCTCTGAGGAAGTTCGGATGGATAATACCGGCTTACACTATGCCTGCAGATGCACAACACATTGCTGTGCTCAGAGTTGTGATCAGGGAAGACTTTAGCCGAGGCCTTGCAGACAGACTCATCACACATATCTTACAGGTACTGAAGGAGATCGAAGGGCTTCCTAGCCGGATTGCGCATATAGCAGCTGCTGCAAAGGTTAGTGGTGGTGAAGAGAAGACTGCTAAGATGTCGTTGGAGGATATCGCTAAGTATTGGAAACGTCTTGTTGAAAACAAAAGAAATATTGTCTGTTAG